A window from Peromyscus eremicus chromosome 5, PerEre_H2_v1, whole genome shotgun sequence encodes these proteins:
- the LOC131911114 gene encoding acylcarnitine hydrolase-like: MKINVLRDPEPGLRNCRSHTAAQTQDWELSRPSGRLSRWLNFLTCGLLLLFAVHIQGQDSSRPIRITHTGQVQDNLVHLEDINMGVHIFLGIPFAKPPVGHLRFAPPEPPEPWSGVRDGTSHPAICLQNITIMNSATEILFKSTPPLLSMSEDCLYLNIYSPAHASEDSNLPVMVWIHGGGLTVGMASVYDGSKLAAIEDILVVTIQYRLGVLGYFSTRDEHARGNRGFLDQVAALHWVQQNIAHFGGNPDQVTIFGESAGGTSVSSLVVSPMSKGLFHAAIMKSGVARMPGLVSQSEEVYIMVANLSGCNQMDSESLVGCLRGKSEEEILDITKVFTIIPAVVDGVFFPRHPEELLVSADFQPVPSIIGVNNDEFGWGIPMYLCNTDTWEKMDRETIQAVLQSTPTQLMMPPGFVDILVEEYLGDTEDPEILQTQFKEMMEDFMFVVPALQVAHAQSPLAPVYFYEFQHPSNFFKDVRPPDVKADHGDEIFFVFGCSFWGSEFDFTEDEELLSRRIMKYWANFARHGNSNSMDLPHWPVFTQDEQYLQLDIQTTVGYALKANRMQFWTKTLPQKIQQLKDVEKKHTEL; the protein is encoded by the exons TCCAGG GCCAAGACTCATCCAGGCCTATCAGGATCACACACACCGGACAGGTGCAGGATAACCTTGTCCACTTGGAGGATATCAACATGGGAGTCCACATCTTCCTGGGAATTCCCTTTGCCAAGCCACCTGTAGGACATCTGCGGTTTGCTCCTCCTGAGCCCCCTGAGCCATGGAGTGGTGTGAGGGATGGAACTTCCCATCCTGCCAT TTGTCTACAGAATATCACTATAATGAATTCAGCAACCGAGATCCTGTTCAAAAGCACCCCACCTCTTCTTTCTATGTCTGAAGACTGCCTGTACCTCAACATCTACTCACCTGCTCATGCTTCTGAGGACTCCAACCTGCCT GTGATGGTATGGATCCATGGAGGTGGACTCACTGTGGGCATGGCTTCTGTGTATGATGGATCGAAGCTAGCAGCCATTGAGGACATACTGGTGGTCACTATCCAGTACCGCCTGGGTGTCCTGGGTTACTTCAG CACTAGAGATGAGCATGCCAGAGGCAACCGGGGCTTCCTGGACCAAGTGGCTGCCCTACACTGGGTCCAGCAGAATATTGCCCACTTTGGAGGCAATCCTGACCAGGTCACTATTTTTGGCGAGTCAGCAGGGGGAACAAGTGTGTCTTCACTCGTTGTGTCCCCCATGTCCAAAGGACTCTTCCATGCAGCCATTATGAAGAGTGGAGTGGCCAGGATGCCTGGTCTTGTCTCCCAGTCTGAGGAGGTCTACATA ATGGTGGCCAACCTCTCTGGATGTAATCAGATGGACTCAGAATCCCTGGTGGGCTGTCTGAGAGGCAAGAGTGAAGAGGAGATTCTGGATATCACTAAG GTCTTCACAATCATTCCTGCTGTGGTGGATGGGGTGTTCTTTCCTAGGCACCCTGAAGAGTTGTTGGTGTCTGCTGATTTTCAACCTGTCCCCAGCATCATAGGTGTCAACAATGATGAGTTTGGCTGGGGCATCCCAATG TACCTGTGCAACACTGATACTTGGGAAAAAATGGACAGAGAGACCATTCAGGCTGTTCTACAGAGCACACCAACACAACTG ATGATGCCTCCTGGTTTTGTTGACATTCTGGTAGAGGAGTATTTGGGAGACACTGAAGACCCTGAGATTCTCCAAACACAGTTCAAGGAGATGATGGAAGACTTCATGTTTGTGGTCCCTGCCTTGCAAGTAGCCCATGCTCAGA GTCCCCTTGCCCCTGTCTACTTCTATGAGTTTCAGCACCCATCCAACTTCTTCAAAGATGTCAGACCACCTGATGTGAAGGCTGACCATGGTGAtgagattttctttgtctttggatGCTCCTTCTGGGGCAGCGAAT TTGACTTTACTGAAGATGAGGAGCTGCTGAGCAGGAGGATAATGAAATACTGGGCCAACTTTGCAAGACATGG GAACTCCAACAGCATGGACCTGCCCCACTGGCCTGTGTTTACCCAGGATGAGCAGTACCTGCAGCTGGACATCCAGACTACTGTGGGCTATGCTCTGAAGGCCAACAGGATGCAGTTCTGGACCAAGACTCTGCCCCAGAAGATCCAGCAGCTGAAGGATGTTGAGAAAAAGCACACAGAGCTGTAG